The Alnus glutinosa chromosome 7, dhAlnGlut1.1, whole genome shotgun sequence genome includes a region encoding these proteins:
- the LOC133873187 gene encoding uncharacterized protein LOC133873187: MSSVKADLGVDALTCKYGLRSPLRTSWTTANPGRRFFGCSMYDAQKKAGQCRFFVWFDKKTCPQGKEVLPQLRNELNCLKEEVIQLRARKRQLTQMLLFLTVVFIAFVGVWLMGCL; encoded by the exons ATGTCGTCTGTGAAAGCTGATTTGGGTGTGGATGCACTGACTTGCAAATACGGCCTTCGATCTCCATTAAGAACCTCTTGGACAACTGCAAATCCTGGGAGGCGCTTTTTTGGGTGTTCCATGTATGATGCACAGAAG AAAGCCGGGCAATGCCGTTTTTTCGTTTGGTTTGACAAAAAGACATGTCCCCAGGGAAAGGAAGTGCTGCCTCAATTACGTAATGAATTGAATTGCTTGAAGGAAGAGGTTATACAACTTAGAGCACGGAAAAGGCAGCTTACTCAAATGTTGCTATTTTTGACAGTTGTGTTTATTGCTTTTGTGGGAGTATGGTTGATGGGGTGCTTGtaa
- the LOC133872593 gene encoding uncharacterized protein LOC133872593 yields MPGPEEWPDVGAYDEILPPVDRVQPGRLRKARRRAPDEPTNPYKISRSGYVVTCGNYGIKGHNYKGCHLPLNPNRKRWNPKKGKTAETSSNVSQNEATSSQPVQTRVPRRKGKAKATQ; encoded by the exons ATGCCAGGGCCTGAAGAGTGGCCAGATGTTGGTGCCTATGATGAAATTTTGCCTCCAGTTGATAGAGTTCAGCCTGGACGTCTTAGAAAAGCTAGGAGAAGGGCACCTGATGAGCCCACTAACCCATACAAGATAAGCCGTAGTGGGTATGTGGTCACATGCGGCAACTATGGGATTAAGGGTCACAACTACAAGGGTTGCCATctacccctaaaccctaaccgaAAGAGATGGAACCCAAAGAAGGGGAAGACTGCTGAAACTTCTTCAAAt GTATCTCAAAATGAAGCTACGTCATCTCAACCTGTGCAAACCCGTGTTCCAAGGCGTAAGGGCAAGGCAAAGGCTACTCAATGA
- the LOC133872272 gene encoding pentatricopeptide repeat-containing protein At1g59720, chloroplastic/mitochondrial-like: MRVLRQIHARVLTRFLPISTLSFALSKIAAFCALSPLGDIYYAHRVFSLMPNQNIFSWNSMIRGCSLIENPSREPVYLFRRLVKRGHPCPNSFTFAFVLKACSIVTAFEEGRQVHTRVLRSGFGSSPFVQTALVNFYAKCEQIGLAKMAFDEIPERNSVAWSTMISGYAKVGLFNEALGLFREMQKAGVEPDEVTLVSMISACAGAGALDIGRWFHAYMEKQMIVTDLELSTALVNMYARCGCIERAKEVFHEMLVKDTKVWSTMIVGLAVHGLSEDALDAFARMEEAKVKPNHVTFLGVLSACAHGGLVSEGWRYWSRMLESGIEPSMEHYGCMVDLLCRAGLVHEACNLVEDMAAPPDPVIWRTLLAGCKKNKMLDRGESVAEQLLELEPLNAENYILLSNFYASVSQWEKKSQVRKKMKEKGIKAVPGCSSIEVDGFVHEFAMGDWSHPETEELTRILRDISERVREFGHKPWISDVLHNVVDEEKESALGEHSERLAIAYGLLKTKAPAVIRIVKNLRVCGDCHEVTKIISKIYEREIIVRDRVRFHRFVNGTCSCRDFW; encoded by the exons ATGCGAGTGTTGCGTCAAATCCACGCTCGCGTCCTCACTCGTTTCCTTCCTATCTCCACCCTCTCCTTCGCTCTCTCCAAAATCGCCGCCTTCTGCGCTCTCTCTCCCCTTGGCGACATCTACTACGCGCACAGAGTTTTCTCTCTTATGCCGAACCAGAACATATTCTCTTGGAATTCAATGATAAGGGGTTGTTCCCTAATCGAGAACCCTTCAAGGGAACCCGTATATTTGTTCAGAAGATTGGTTAAAAGAGGGCACCCGTGTCCGAACTCGTTTACCTTTGCCTTTGTTCTCAAGGCGTGTTCGATTGTAACAGCCTTCGAAGAGGGTCGCCAGGTACATACGCGTGTTTTACGATCTGGGTTCGGCTCGAGCCCATTTGTTCAGACCGCGTTGGTTAATTTCTATGCAAAATGCGAACAGATTGGGCTTGCGAAGATGGCGTTTGATGAAATTCCTGAGAGGAATTCGGTTGCATGGAGTACAATGATTAGTGGGTATGCGAAAGTCGGTTTGTTTAATGAGGCATTGGGTCTTTTTAGGGAAATGCAGAAGGCGGGTGTTGAACCAGATGAAGTTACGTTGGTGAGCATGATTTCTGCTTGCGCTGGAGCGGGAGCTCTGGATATTGGTAGGTGGTTTCACGCATATATGGAGAAGCAGATGATTGTTACTGATCTTGAACTTAGTACTGCACTCGTTAATATGTATGCCAGGTGTGGGTGTATTGAAAGAGCAAAGGAAGTTTTTCATGAAATGCTGGTGAAAGATACCAAAGTTTGGAGTACAATGATTGTGGGGTTGGCAGTTCACGGGCTTTCAGAAGATGCTTTGGATGCCTTTGCAAGGATGGAAGAAGCCAAG GTGAAGCCCAACCATGTAACATTCCTTGGTGTCTTATCTGCATGTGCACATGGTGGGCTAGTTTCAGAAGGTTGGAGATATTGGTCAAGGATGCTTGAATCTGGAATTGAACCATCAATGGAGCATTATGGTTGCATGGTTGATCTACTCTGCCGAGCTGGCCTTGTTCATGAGGCTTGCAATCTTGTTGAGGACATGGCCGCGCCACCAGATCCAGTAATTTGGCGAACATTACTTGCGGGTTGCAAGAAGAATAAGATGCTGGATAGAGGTGAAAGTGTAGCTGAGCAACTTCTTGAACTAGAACCACTAAATGCGGAGAACTATATACTCCTCTCAAATTTTTATGCATCAGTTTCTCAGTGGGAGAAGAAGAGCCAAGTGAGAAAGAAGATGAAGGAAAAGGGCATCAAGGCGGTCCCTGGGTGCAGCTCCATTGAGGTTGATGGATTTGTGCATGAGTTTGCAATGGGTGACTGGTCCCATCCAGAGACAGAGGAGTTAACAAGAATTCTGAGAGATATTTCTGAACGGGTTCGTGAATTTGGGCACAAACCATGGATTTCGGATGTACTACACAATGtggttgatgaagagaaggagAGTGCTCTTGGTGAGCACAGTGAGAGGTTAGCCATTGCTTATGGGCTATTAAAGACCAAAGCACCGGCAGTAATTAGGATAGTAAAGAATCTAAGGGTTTGTGGGGATTGCCATGAAGTGACAAAGATTATCAGCAAAATCTATGAGCGGGAAATCATTGTCAGGGACCGGGTTCGATTCCACAGGTTCGTCAATGGAACTTGTTCTTGTAGGGATTTCTGGTGA